A window from Sus scrofa isolate TJ Tabasco breed Duroc chromosome 2, Sscrofa11.1, whole genome shotgun sequence encodes these proteins:
- the FKBP8 gene encoding peptidyl-prolyl cis-trans isomerase FKBP8 isoform X2 — translation MASCAEPSAAGPEPTAPPPTGAPPLEDFEVLDGVEDAEGEEEEEEEEEDLSELPPLEDVGQPPVEEAEQPGALAREFLAAMEPEPEPAPAPDEWLDILGNGLLRKKTLVPGPPGSSRPTKGQVVTVQLQTSLENGTRVQEEPELVFTLGDCDVIQALDLSVPLMDVGETAMVTADSKYCYGPQGRSPYIPPHAALCLEVTLKAAVDGPDLEMLTGQERVALANRKRECGNAHYQRADFVLAANSYDLAIKAITSSAKVDMTFEEEEQLLQLKVKCLNNLAASQLKLDHYRAALRSCSLVLEHQPDNIKALFRKGKVLAQQGEYSEAIPILRAALKLEPSNKTIHAELSKLVKKHAAQRSTETALYRKMLGNPSRLPAKCPGKGAWSIPWKWLFGATAVALGGVALSVVIAARN, via the exons ATGGCGTCCTGTGCTGAGCCCTCTGCTGCAGGCCCTGAACCCACTGCCCCGCCACCTACTGGAGCCCCACCACTTGAGGACTTCGAAGTGTTGGATGGGGTGGAAGACGCAgagggcgaggaggaggaggaggaggaggaggaggacctgAGTGAGCTGCCGCCACTTGAGGATGTGGGGCAGCCCCCAGTGGAGGAGGCCGAACAGCCCGGGGCCCTGGCCCGAGAGTTCCTGGCCGCCATGGAGCCTGAGCCTGAgcccgccccagccccagacGAGTGGCTGGACATCCTGG GGAATGGGCTGTTGAGGAAGAAGACGCTGGTTCCAGGCCCACCAGGCTCAAGTCGCCCGACCAAGGGCCAGGTGGTCACTGTGCAGCTGCAGACATCATTGGAGAATGGCACACGGGTACAGGAGGAGCCGGAGCTGGTGTTCACCCTAGGCGACTGTGACGTCATCCAG GCCCTGGATCTCAGTGTCCCACTCATGGATGTGGGGGAGACAGCTATGGTCACTGCTGACTCCAAGTACTGCTATGGCCCCCAAGGCAG GAGCCCATACATCCCCCCACATGCGGCCCTGTGCCTGGAGGTGACCCTGAAGGCTGCCGTGGATGGGCCTGATCTGGAGATGCTTACAGGGCAGGAGCGAGTGGCCCTGGCCAACCGGAAGCGGGAGTGTGGCAATGCTCACTACCAGCGGGCTGACTTCGTGCTGGCTGCCAACTCCTATGACCTCGCCATCAAGGCCATCACTTCTAGTGCCAAAG TGGACATGACATTTGAGGAGGAGGAACAGCTTTTGCAGCTGAAGGTGAAGTGTCTGAACAACTTGGCAGCCTCACAGCTGAAGCTGGACCACTACCGTGCAGCGCTGCGCTCCTGCAGCCTTGTGCTTGAGCACCAGCCTGACAACATCAAGGCACTTTTCCGAAAGGGCAAG GTGCTGGCCCAGCAAGGTGAGTACAGTGAGGCCATCCCCATCCTGAGAGCAGCTCTGAAGCTGGAACCTTCCAACAAG ACGATCCACGCAGAGCTCTCAAAGTTGGTGAAGAAGCACGCAGCCCAGCGGAGCACAGAGACCGCCCTCTACCGGAAGATGCTGGGCAACCCCAGCCGGCTGCCTGCCAAGTGTCCTGGCAAGGGTGCCTGG TCCATCCCATGGAAGTGGCTGTTTGGGGcaactgctgtggccctggggggCGTGGCTCTCTCTGTGGTCATCGCTGCCAGGAACTGA
- the FKBP8 gene encoding peptidyl-prolyl cis-trans isomerase FKBP8 isoform X1, with protein MASCAEPSAAGPEPTAPPPTGAPPLEDFEVLDGVEDAEGEEEEEEEEEDLSELPPLEDVGQPPVEEAEQPGALAREFLAAMEPEPEPAPAPDEWLDILGNGLLRKKTLVPGPPGSSRPTKGQVVTVQLQTSLENGTRVQEEPELVFTLGDCDVIQALDLSVPLMDVGETAMVTADSKYCYGPQGSRSPYIPPHAALCLEVTLKAAVDGPDLEMLTGQERVALANRKRECGNAHYQRADFVLAANSYDLAIKAITSSAKVDMTFEEEEQLLQLKVKCLNNLAASQLKLDHYRAALRSCSLVLEHQPDNIKALFRKGKVLAQQGEYSEAIPILRAALKLEPSNKTIHAELSKLVKKHAAQRSTETALYRKMLGNPSRLPAKCPGKGAWSIPWKWLFGATAVALGGVALSVVIAARN; from the exons ATGGCGTCCTGTGCTGAGCCCTCTGCTGCAGGCCCTGAACCCACTGCCCCGCCACCTACTGGAGCCCCACCACTTGAGGACTTCGAAGTGTTGGATGGGGTGGAAGACGCAgagggcgaggaggaggaggaggaggaggaggaggacctgAGTGAGCTGCCGCCACTTGAGGATGTGGGGCAGCCCCCAGTGGAGGAGGCCGAACAGCCCGGGGCCCTGGCCCGAGAGTTCCTGGCCGCCATGGAGCCTGAGCCTGAgcccgccccagccccagacGAGTGGCTGGACATCCTGG GGAATGGGCTGTTGAGGAAGAAGACGCTGGTTCCAGGCCCACCAGGCTCAAGTCGCCCGACCAAGGGCCAGGTGGTCACTGTGCAGCTGCAGACATCATTGGAGAATGGCACACGGGTACAGGAGGAGCCGGAGCTGGTGTTCACCCTAGGCGACTGTGACGTCATCCAG GCCCTGGATCTCAGTGTCCCACTCATGGATGTGGGGGAGACAGCTATGGTCACTGCTGACTCCAAGTACTGCTATGGCCCCCAAGGCAG CAGGAGCCCATACATCCCCCCACATGCGGCCCTGTGCCTGGAGGTGACCCTGAAGGCTGCCGTGGATGGGCCTGATCTGGAGATGCTTACAGGGCAGGAGCGAGTGGCCCTGGCCAACCGGAAGCGGGAGTGTGGCAATGCTCACTACCAGCGGGCTGACTTCGTGCTGGCTGCCAACTCCTATGACCTCGCCATCAAGGCCATCACTTCTAGTGCCAAAG TGGACATGACATTTGAGGAGGAGGAACAGCTTTTGCAGCTGAAGGTGAAGTGTCTGAACAACTTGGCAGCCTCACAGCTGAAGCTGGACCACTACCGTGCAGCGCTGCGCTCCTGCAGCCTTGTGCTTGAGCACCAGCCTGACAACATCAAGGCACTTTTCCGAAAGGGCAAG GTGCTGGCCCAGCAAGGTGAGTACAGTGAGGCCATCCCCATCCTGAGAGCAGCTCTGAAGCTGGAACCTTCCAACAAG ACGATCCACGCAGAGCTCTCAAAGTTGGTGAAGAAGCACGCAGCCCAGCGGAGCACAGAGACCGCCCTCTACCGGAAGATGCTGGGCAACCCCAGCCGGCTGCCTGCCAAGTGTCCTGGCAAGGGTGCCTGG TCCATCCCATGGAAGTGGCTGTTTGGGGcaactgctgtggccctggggggCGTGGCTCTCTCTGTGGTCATCGCTGCCAGGAACTGA